From Salvia splendens isolate huo1 chromosome 16, SspV2, whole genome shotgun sequence, a single genomic window includes:
- the LOC121771307 gene encoding transmembrane 9 superfamily member 7-like, whose product MGHRNPDRVAAIVSCLLILFSSAHSFYLPGVAPRDFARGDELPVKVNKLSSTKTQLPYDYYFLKYCKPTKIQNVAENLGEVLRGDRIENSIYTFNMREEKSCTVACKSHLNAQAAKDFKEKIDDEYRVNMILDNLPVAVLRQRRDGIPSTTYEHGYRVGFKGNYAGSKEEKYFIHNHLSFRVKYHKDPDTDTARIVGFEVSPGSINHEFKEWDEKNPNVSTCNQNTKNMVQGSTVPQEVDKDKDIVFTYDVTFKESDIKWASRWDTYLLMNDDQIHWFSIINSLMIVLFLSGMVAMIMMRTLYKDIANYNQLETQDEAQEETGWKLVHGDVFRAPSNYGLLCVYVGTGIQIFAMTLVTMIFALLGFLSPSNRGGLMTAMVLLWVFMGLFGGYSSARLYKMFKGTEWKRNTLKTAFMFPGILFAVFFVLNALIWGEKSSGAVPFGTMFALVCLWFGISVPLVFVGSYLGFKKPAIEDPVKTNKIPRQVPEQAWYMKPIFSVLIGGILPFGAVFIELFFILTSIWLNQFYYIFGFLFIVFVILIVTSAEITIVLCYFQLCSEDYNWWWRAYLTAGSSALYLFLYSAFYFFTKLEITKLVSGILYFGYMLIASYAFFALTGTIGFYACFWFVRKIYSSVKID is encoded by the exons ATGGGTCACCGAAACCCGGATCGGGTCGCCGCCATTGTTTCCTGCTTGCTCATCTTGTTCTCGTCGGCGCATTCCTTCTACCTCCCCGGTGTTGCGCCTCGTGATTTTGCAAGA GGGGATGAACTTCCTGTGAAAGTGAACAAGCTGTCATCTACTAAGACACAACTTCCATATGACTATTATTTCTTGAAATACTGCAAGCCAACTAAGATTCAGAATGTAGCTGAAAACCTTGGCGAAGTGCTTCGAGGCGACCGTATAGAAAATTCAATTTATACG tttaacatgagggaggaaaaATCTTGTACGGTGGCTTGCAAAAGTCATCTTAATGCTCAAGCTGCAAAGGATTTCAAGGAAAAAATAGATGACGAGTACAGAGTCAATAT GATTCTGGATAATCTTCCAGTAGCTGTACTTAGGCAAAGGAGAGATGGAATTCCATCTACAACTTATGAGCATGGTTATCGTGTAGGATTCAAGGGAAACTATGCTGGG AGCAAAGAGgagaaatattttattcataaccACTTAAGCTTCAGAGTTAAGTATCATAAAGATCCTGATACTGACACTGCTCGAATTGTTGGATTTGAAGTATCCCCTGGAAG CATTAACCATGAGTTCAAGGAGTGGGATGAAAAGAACCCTAACGTGTCAACATGCAACCAAAACACCAAAAATATGGTTCAGGGTAGTACTGTACCACAGGAAGTGGATAAAGACAAAGACATCGTATTTACTTACGATGTTACTTTCAAG GAGAGTGATATCAAGTGGGCATCCAGGTGGGATACTTACCTTCTCATGAACGATGATCAGATTCACTGGTTTTCAATCATTAACTCCTTGATGATTGTCCTCTTCCTTTCTGGTATGGTTGCTATGATAATGATGAGAACTCTGTACAAAGATATTGCCAACTATAATCAATTGGAAACCCAAGATGAAGCTCAAGAAGAAACTGGGTGGAAGCTGGTTCATGGAGATGTTTTTAGAGCACCATCAAACTATGGATTGCTGTGTGTTTACGTTGGTACCGGCATTCAGATCTTTGCAATGACACTTGTCACAATGATTTTTGCATTGCTTGGTTTCCTATCTCCTTCCAACCGTGGTGGGCTGATGACCGCTATGGTTCTCTTGTGGGTTTTTATGGGGTTGTTCGGTGGATACTCATCTGCCCGTCTTTACAAAATGTTCAAGGGAACTGAGTGGAAGAGGAATACCTTAAAAACAGCCTTCATGTTCCCCGGTATACTCTTTGCAGTTTTCTTTGTGTTGAATGCACTCATTTGGGGTGAAAAGTCATCTGGTGCTGTACCTTTTGGAACAATGTTTGCGCTTGTATGTCTGTGGTTTGGGATATCAGTACCATTGGTATTTGTTGGTAGTTATTTGGGATTTAAAAAGCCTGCCATTGAAGATCCTGTGAAGACAAATAAAATCCCGAGGCAGGTACCCGAACAGGCCTGGTACATGAAACCAATATTCTCTGTGCTCATCGGAGGCATTCTTCCATTCGGTGCAGTTTTCATCGAGTTATTCTTCATCTTGACTTCCATCTGGCTGAACCAGTTCTACTACATCTTCGGCTTCCTCTTCATCGTTTTCGTGATCTTGATAGTCACATCCGCAGAGATTACTATCGTCCTCTGCTATTTCCAGCTTTGCAGCGAAGACTATAACTGGTGGTGGAGAGCTTATCTGACAGCTGGCTCCTCCGCGCTGTACCTCTTCCTGTACTCAGCTTTCTACTTCTTCACCAAGCTGGAAATCACTAAGCTGGTTTCGGGAATTCTGTATTTCGGGTACATGCTCATCGCATCATATGCTTTCTTTGCCCTGACCGGAACTATCGGGTTCTATGCTTGCTTCTGGTTTGTCCGGAAGATATACTCCTCCGTGAAGATCGACTAA
- the LOC121769866 gene encoding uncharacterized protein LOC121769866, whose protein sequence is MAATPLLLLITTHNSPQQASIFRVTMSSCLSFFLLLTLSILVFTLYTIFKNHSSSNGGKEEEGSVKIQSLSENAAEKTNQETGREPGPGSLARSLLLEILPPSSPKWEALFEDAGEGPGEESGPGREDKKRRKKRARKKKAGPSEEEEGRKGKEELVCLYPFTKSCSATQRKIKQQYDQLVKSHGSNGLTLDQVGQFVNCLVEARNELQSKSEVIKRRFTITKALLFKADRSSFDRLRQQIYKLELEQKRLVEDAFVYNWLQQQLKVSPAYKKMLEISACMETKAKSSSPEESEDASFCDISFEELLAQEKKDAFWQRNGKLRTCSG, encoded by the exons ATGGCGGCCACCCCACTTCTTCTCCTAATCACCACTCACAATTCGCCGCAGCAAGCTTCAATCTTCCGCGTTACAATGTCCTCCTGCCtctccttcttcctcctcctcactCTCTCCATCCTCGTCTTCACCCTCTACACAATCTTCAAGAATCACAGCAGCAGCAATGGCGGAAAGGAGGAAGAGGGCTCcgtaaaaatccaatctttatcCGAAAACGCCGCCGAGAAGACGAATCAGGAAACGGGCCGAGAGCCCGGCCCGGGGAGTTTGGCCCGGTCCCTGCTTCTCGAGATCTTGCCGCCGAGCTCGCCGAAATGGGAGGCCCTTTTTGAGGATGCTGGTGAGGGCCCGGGTGAGGAGAGCGGGCCGGGCAGGGAGGAtaagaagaggaggaagaagcgGGCCAGGAAGAAGAAGGCCGGGCCgagtgaggaggaggaggggagGAAAGGGAAGGAGGAGTTGGTGTGTTTGTATCCTTTCACAAAGTCTTGTAGTGCTACGCAGAGGAAGATCAAGCAGCAGTATGATCAGCTTGTCAAGTCTCATGGATCAAATGGATTGACTCTTGATCag GTTGGACAATTCGTCAATTGCCTGGTCGAAGCGAGAAACGAGCTGCAAAGCAA ATCCGAAGTCATAAAGAGGAGATTCACAATCACCAAGGCCCTTCTGTTTAAGGCCGACAGATCCTCCTTTGACCGCCTCCGTCAGCAG ATATACAAGCTAGAACTAGAGCAGAAGAGACTAGTAGAGGACGCGTTCGTCTATAACTGGCTTCAACAGCAGCTTAAGGTCTCTCCTGCATACAAGAAG ATGCTAGAAATCAGCGCGTGTATGGAGACAAAAGCAAAGTCCAGCAGCCCTGAAGAGAGTGAAGACGCCAGCTTCTGCGATATATCATTTGAAGAACTACTAGCACAAGAGAAGAAGGACGCGTTTTG GCAGAGAAACGGGAAGCTGAGAACGTGCTCGGGGTGA
- the LOC121771266 gene encoding beta-galactosidase-like: MGLKLNIAICNVIFVATLSSWVSSVEASVSYDSKAISVNGERKILISGSIHYPRSTPEMWPDLIHKAKEGGVDVIQTYVFWNGHEPEPGKYYFEERYDLVNFIKLIKEAGLYVHLRIGPYACAEWNFGGFPVWLKYVPGISFRTDNEPFKAAMQKFTTMIVDMMRTEKLYETQGGPIILSQIENEYGPMEYELGAPAVAYSEWAAKMAVDLGTGVPWIMCKQDDAPDPIINTCNGYYCDYFSPNKAYKPKMWTEAWTGWFTEFGGPVPYRPVEDMAYSVAKFIQKGGSYINYYMYHGGTNFGRTAGGPFIATSYDYDAPLDEYGLPREPKYGHLKDLHRAIKLCEPALLSGDLTVTSLGNYQEAHVYKSKSGLCAAFLGNYDQHSFAKVAFADQHYNLPPWSISILPDCKNTVYNTARIGAQSSQMKMTPVSKGFDWTSYNEEAASRGASSFTMVGLVEQVNTTRDNTDYLWYTTEVEISPSEGFLRGGKPPVLTVSSAGHALHVFINGQLSGTAYGSLEDPRLTFSDSVPLKAGVNQISLLSIAVGLPNIGPHFETWKAGVLGPVSLTGLNERRRDLTWQKWSYTVGLEGESLSLHSLSGSSSVEWVEGSLVSERQPLTWYKTTFNAPEGDEPLALDMNTMSKGQVWINGQSIGRYWTQYKASNGCAPCNYTGWFNEKKCLTNCGEASQRWYHVPRSWLRPSGNLLVVFEEWGGNPYGITLVKREVASVCADIFEWQPTLVNWELRSYWKVDKPLRPKAHLSCASGQKISSIKFASFGTPEGTCGNFQQGSCHAFHSYDVFERYCVGQQSCVVPITPEIFGGDPCPNVMKKLSVEAICS; the protein is encoded by the exons ATGGGTTTGAAATTGAATATCGCAATTTGCAATGTGATTTTTGTGGCGACATTGAGCTCATGGGTTTCTAGTGTGGAAGCTTCTGTTTCGTATGATTCAAAGGCCATTTCTGTTAATGGGGAGAGGAAGATTCTCATCTCTGGATCAATACACTATCCAAGAAGCACTCCTGAG ATGTGGCCAGATCTTATTCACAAGGCAAAGGAAGGTGGAGTTGATGTGATTCAGACTTATGTCTTTTGGAATGGGCATGAGCCTGAACCTGGAAAG TATTATTTTGAGGAGAGGTATGATTTAGTGAACTTTATTAAGCTGATTAAGGAAGCTGGGCTATATGTCCATCTCAGAATTGGCCCTTATGCTTGTGCTGAGTGGAATTTTGG AGGTTTCCCAGTTTGGTTGAAGTATGTCCCAGGCATTAGTTTCAGGACAGATAATGAGCCTTTCAAG GCTGCTATGCAAAAGTTCACAACCATGATTGTGGACATGATGAGAACTGAAAAGCTGTACGAAACTCAGGGCGGTCCGATCATACTATCTCAG ATTGAAAATGAGTATGGACCGATGGAATACGAGCTAGGTGCACCAGCGGTGGCTTACTCAGAATGGGCGGCCAAAATGGCGGTGGATCTCGGCACTGGTGTCCCATGGATCATGTGCAAGCAGGACGACGCCCCCGACCCAATT ATTAATACGTGCAATGGTTACTACTGTGATTACTTCTCACCCAATAAGGCTTATAAACCGAAGATGTGGACTGAAGCATGGACCGGCTG GTTTACTGAATTCGGAGGTCCAGTTCCGTACCGGCCAGTTGAAGACATGGCCTATTCCGTTGCCAAATTTATTCAAAAAGGAGGTtcttacataaactattatatG TATCATGGAGGTACGAACTTTGGGCGGACTGCTGGCGGCCCGTTTATCGCTACTAGCTATGATTATGATGCGCCTCTTGATGAATATG GACTACCGAGGGAGCCAAAGTATGGTCATCTGAAAGACTTGCATCGAGCCATCAAGCTCTGTGAGCCAGCTCTACTATCTGGAGATCTTACAGTAACGTCACTCGGAAACTATCAGGAG GCTCATGTTTACAAATCGAAGTCCGGTCTTTGTGCTGCTTTTCTTGGAAATTATGATCAGCATTCATTTGCTAAAGTGGCGTTTGCGGACCAGCACTACAACTTGCCTCCTTGGTCCATCAGCATCCTTCCCGACTGCAAGAATACTGTTTACAATACAGCAAGG ATTGGTGCCCAAAGCTCGCAAATGAAGATGACCCCGGTCAGCAAAGGATTTGACTGGACGTCGTACAATGAAGAGGCTGCGTCCCGTGGGGCCAGCTCATTTACGATGGTTGGATTGGTGGAGCAGGTCAATACCACAAGAGACAACACTGACTATTTATGGTACACAACAGA AGTGGAGATTAGCCCGAGCGAAGGATTTTTAAGAGGTGGGAAGCCTCCCGTTCTTACAGTATCGTCTGCTGGACacgccctgcatgtatttatcaACGGACAACTTTCAG GAACTGCCTATGGAAGTCTAGAAGATCCCAGATTAACCTTTAGTGACAGCGTGCCTCTGAAAGCCGGAGTAAACCAAATCTCACTGCTGAGCATTGCTGTTGGTCTCCCA AATATCGGCCCACATTTTGAAACATGGAAGGCCGGAGTTCTTGGTCCTGTTTCACTCACTGGTCTTAATGAGCGGAGAAGAGACTTAACATGGCAAAAATGGTCTTATACG GTCGGTCTAGAAGGAGAATCTCTTAGCCTTCATTCACTCAGTGGAAGCTCTTCGGTAGAATGGGTTGAAGGATCACTCGTCAGTGAAAGGCAACCACTGACGTGGTACAAG ACTACTTTCAATGCTCCAGAAGGAGACGAACCTTTGGCGTTGGATATGAACACCATGAGTAAAGGTCAGGTGTGGATAAATGGTCAAAGCATCGGGCGCTACTGGACCCAGTACAAAGCGTCTAATGGCTGCGCGCCCTGCAATTATACGGGTTGGTTCAACGAGAAAAAATGCCTAACTAACTGCGGTGAAGCTTCTCAGAGATG GTATCACGTTCCTCGCTCCTGGCTCCGTCCATCGGGAAATTTGTTGGTTGTGTTTGAAGAATGGGGAGGAAATCCTTACGGGATCACTCTCGTGAAGAGGGAAGTAGCAAGTGTATGCGCTGATATATTTGAATGGCAGCCGACCTTAGTGAACTGGGAGCTGCGGTCTTATTGGAAAGTCGACAAACCATTGAGGCCGAAAGCTCACCTCTCATGTGCTTCAGGTCAGAAGATCTCATCCATCAAGTTTGCTAGCTTTGGAACACCCGAAGGTACCTGCGGAAACTTCCAACAGGGGAGCTGCCACGCATTCCATTCCTACGACGTTTTTGAGAGG TACTGCGTCGGCCAACAATCTTGCGTGGTGCCTATAACACCCGAGATCTTTGGTGGAGATCCATGTCCGAATGTGATGAAGAAACTCTCGGTCGAGGCCATCTGCAGCTGA
- the LOC121771267 gene encoding uncharacterized protein LOC121771267: MAVALPIFPLSFTVRASSVDTEQRLPYNRQRTYPKKPEALTAASPSTPAKKKAKISISDLLNRNILKSTTQGESSDSYLGYETWTPKPPRVEKPRSTFNSASLAYLGDCIYELYARRHFLFPPLNIEEYNDRVMAVVRCEAQDAMLQKLMSDNFLSPEERDVLRWGKNIGSSKTKTKTRAGVAVYNRASSLETLVGYLYLTNVQRLDEIMERIGFSTDTSTDLEQGKGNVNNTVLPKI, from the exons ATGGCGGTGGCGCTGCCAATATTTCCACTATCATTCACCGTACGAGCTTCCTCTGTCGACACTGAACAGCGCCTCCCTTACAACCGCCAGCGCACTTATCCGAAGAAACCAGAAGCTCTGACGGCGGCATCACCATCTACTCCAGCCAAAAAAAAGGCGAAAATATCCATTTCAGATCTCCTCAATCGCAACATTTTGAAATCAACTACTCAAG GTGAATCTAGTGATTCATATTTGGGGTATGAAACATGGACGCCCAAACCGCCTAGAGTGGAGAAGCCTCGTTCTACTTTCAATTCGGCATCACTAGCTTACTTAGGCGACTGCATTTATGAG CTCTATGCTCGCAGGCACTTTTTGTTTCCCCCGCTAAATATTGAAGAATATAATGACCGGGTGATGGCTGTAGTACGTTGTGAGGCCCAG gatgcaatgctccaaaaacTTATGAGTGATAACTTCTTATCACCAGAGGAGAG GGATGTGCTGCGTTGGGGGAAAAATATTGGTTCCTCCAAAACCAAGACGAAGACGAGAGCAGGTGTGGCAGTTTACAACAGAGCATCTTCATTGGAGACACTT GTAGGTTACTTGTATCTTACAAATGTTCAACGGCTAGATGAGATCATGGAAAGAATAGGCTTTTCTACTGATACTTCTACTGACTTAGAACAAGGGAAAGGAAATGTTAACAACACCGTTCTTCCCAAGATATGA